A genomic region of Dreissena polymorpha isolate Duluth1 chromosome 4, UMN_Dpol_1.0, whole genome shotgun sequence contains the following coding sequences:
- the LOC127878416 gene encoding zinc finger MYM-type protein 1-like yields the protein MAAKKLGKIGNTKVDGSFISDGFSKWKAGTEKFRKHEKSECHKEAVERLVTLPATTRDVGEMLSAGHAKEKADNRKQLLQILRSIRFLARQGIALRGHDDDEGNFMQLLQHHGETDSSILAWLERKRDKFVAPDIQNEILQLMALRILRKVASDIKTNEFYTIMADETTDKSNREQVVVVFRHVDEDLNVHEDFVGFHQVNSIDATTLTSLIEDTLLRMNLSLSQCRGQCYDGASNMTGAKRGVATNILAKEERAVFTHCYGHALNLAVGDCVRQCKLLRDTMDTVHEVSKLIKYSPKRDSTLQTLKEEMSPDTPGFRVLCPKRWTVRAASLCSVLDNYTVLQTLWDTCYEQTKDSEIRSRIVGVRSQMESFDLFFGVHLGYIILRHTDNLSRTLQQKDMSASEGQAVASMTVETLTSKRSDDAFDKFWVDVNSQLDDVDVGEPVVPRRRKMPKRYDVGTGAHEYPATARDRYRQVYFEAFDLVIACIKDRFDQPGYKTYRSLQDLLVCCACGGDYATHLRSVMDFYRDDFNEQALTTQLETYQVAVRDKKVKTITDIVTFFRDLSPESRLFFSEVMRVLRHVLVMPATNATSERSFSGLRRLKTYLRTSMTQERLTHLMTLHVHRCATDVMDLLDVANEFVSVNESRLTIFGKFS from the coding sequence ATGGCGGCCAAGAAGTTGGGCAAGATCGGCAACACGAAGGTGGACGGCAGCTTCATCAGTGATGGCTTCTCCAAATGGAAAGCGGGTACCGAGAAGTTCCGGAAGCACGAAAAAAGCGAGTGCCACAAGGAGGCGGTCGAGCGACTGGTGACGCTTCCCGCCACGACGCGTGACGTGGGGGAGATGCTGTCAGCGGGGCACGCTAAGGAGAAGGCCGACAACCGGAAGCAGCTGCTGCAAATCCTACGCAGCATACGGTTCCTCGCACGCCAGGGCATCGCGCTACGTGGGCACGACGACGATGAGGGGAACTTCATGCAGCTGCTACAACACCACGGGGAGACGGACAGCTCTATTCTCGCGTGGCTGGAACGGAAGCGGGACAAGTTCGTCGCCCCTGATATCCAGAATGAAATACTCCAGCTCATGGCACTGCGCATCCTCCGTAAAGTGGCCAGCGACATCAAGACAAACGAGTTCTACACAATCATGGCTGACGAGACAACAGACAAGTCCAACCGAGAACAAGTGGTGGTAGTCTTCAGACACGTGGACGAGGACTTAAATGTGCACGAGGACTTTGTTGGGTTTCACCAAGTAAATTCCATTGACGCCACTACACTGACGTCGCTCATAGAAGACACTCTTCTAAGAATGAACCTATCATTGAGCCAGTGCAGAGGGCAGTGTTATGACGGGGCCAGCAACATGACCGGAGCGAAGCGTGGTGTGGCGACCAACATCTTAGCAAAGGAGGAGCGAGCTGTGTTCACGCACTGCTACGGACATGCACTCAATCTGGCCGTTGGGGACTGTGTACGTCAGTGCAAGCTCTTGCGCGACACCATGGATACAGTGCATGAAGTCTCCAAACTGATTAAGTATTCACCAAAGAGGGACAGTACCTTACAGACCCTGAAGGAGGAGATGAGCCCCGATACCCCTGGTTTCCGTGTACTGTGCCCCAAGAGATGGACAGTGCGTGCAGCAAGCCTGTGTAGTGTCTTAGACAACTACACTGTGTTACAGACCTTGTGGGACACCTGCTACGAGCAGACCAAAGACTCGGAGATCCGTTCCAGGATAGTAGGCGTGCGGTCCCAGATGGAGAGCTTCGACCTCTTCTTTGGTGTCCATCTGGGTTACATCATCCTGCGACATACAGACAACTTGAGCCGCACCCTACAACAGAAGGACATGTCCGCATCAGAGGGTCAGGCAGTTGCTTCAATGACGGTGGAAACATTGACCAGCAAGCGCTCCGACGATGCCTTCGACAAGTTTTGGGTTGACGTCAACAGCCAGCTCGATGACGTCGACGTAGGAGAGCCAGTGGTTCCCAGGCGACGCAAGATGCCGAAACGCTATGACGTTGGAACCGGGGCCCACGAGTATCCAGCCACAGCACGTGATCGGTACCGCCAGGTCTACTTTGAAGCATTCGATTTGGTGATCGCGTGTATCAAGGACAGATTCGATCAGCCAGGCTACAAAACCTACAGATCCCTCCAAGACCTTCTGGTGTGCTGCGCCTGTGGTGGTGACTACGCCACTCATCTGCGGAGCGTGATGGACTTCTACAGGGACGACTTCAACGAGCAGGCGCTCACCACTCAGCTGGAGACGTACCAGGTCGCCGTACGGGACAAGAAGGTCAAGACCATCACGGACATTGTCACGTTCTTCCGCGACTTGTCTCCTGAGTCTCGCCTCTTTTTCTCGGAGGTGATGCGCGTCCTCCGCCACGTCCTGGTAATGCCCGCCACCAACGCCACCAGCGAGAGGTCCTTCTCCGGCCTGAGACGCTTGAAGACGTACCTCCGGACGTCTATGACACAGGAGAGACTCACCCACCTCATGACGCTCCACGTGCACAGGTGTGCTACCGACGTAATGGACTTGTTAGATGTTGCCAATGAGTTCGTCAGTGTGAATGAATCACGGTTAACTATCTTCGGGAAGTTTTCATAG